A stretch of DNA from Tribolium castaneum strain GA2 chromosome 7, icTriCast1.1, whole genome shotgun sequence:
gaaagccTAGACTTTATCTcagaaattttgttgaaaaatttttgaaaatcagatttttgaatttctagaatcatttttaacttctaaaaTAAACGtattataatgaaattttgtttcgatttttttagaattaagCAAGCTGTCTAAAAAAGTTAGTGAAAGTCCAAAATtctgaaatttgtaaattcaaaatatttgattttaaaatcaaattttggtttttttaactttttatttttagaatttttttagaatcgTTTACGATGTTTAGAATCTTAATCTTAATCTTAATCTTAATCgaattattatatattataattttagaactgtcaaatattaatttggaAGATCTAGAAATGTTGATTTTGACttgaattttgattttgaaatttttataacctttagcaattaaaaattttagtttttctagaATGATTTTTgaagtctaaaattaaaagtgttaATTGAGTTTCCATTTTTTGAGATTCAAAAGTTGAATTTACAAATcgtctaaaaaaatttcaaaattttggattctAGAATCCAGATTTTCGATTTAAGAAATCGtgaaacaaatttcaaaaatatcacaacGTTAAGGTCTTGGAATTGAGAGCTTACACATTTtggaagattaaaaaaatgctaacatttttgaatttcgCATTTCTAGAATtgtcttttttgaaatttgaaatccTAGTGTAGTTTTTGCGCACTTTTTCCACCTCCTAACCTCAGACCCACTTATCctcgtgttttatttcatttaattgaTCCGTAGGAGTTGTATGCCaccaatttattaataaaaatttttgatttcgtAATTCGAATCAAAACGATTGGTTTCCAACGGAACCACGCGATCTTATTTCCTTTCTCTATTTGTTCTTTTCCAACAGTTGATAACACTCTTATCActcttatttatttgtaagCGAGTAAATGATCACACCATACTGAGAGGTCAGTTTAGTTCAGTTTTTGCTTCGAAATGGTTGTGGTACCAACGAAAGCAGCTACTGCTGGTGTTACTTCAGCTATTTTGGTGGTGGCATGGACGGGGGTGTATTTAAGTAGACATCATGCGAATCAAGGGGTGAATAATGTGACTTTAAGTGAAAGTAAAGCATCGCCAGTTGTTGAGATTTTTACTTTGGAGAAAAATTTGAGTTTGACGAGTGATAATGGGTTAAGgagggaaaaaattaaagaggtgatttgttttttttttttgataagtttATCATCTTTGAGGCTAATCGGGTCCAAAGTTTTGATGATTCAGTTCTATTTTGATAAATAGAGTCAAAGATTTTGCTAGTTGAGAGTGCTTCCTGTTTACTGGACTAGTtctgattaaatttaattaattaattaaaaaaaaacgatttttttatgtttttacacGATCTTGACAACTTCAAGCGAAATGAAGCTCTGGTCTTTCTTACATCATGAGACAGAacctattttttctattacactTGTTATTGCATCTATTTTTCACATTACATCTCTCATGTGATCAAAAATCGATGTTTTTGCCCGACTTTGGCAACTTTAAGCGAAACGAGTCTCTGGTTTTTCTTACACTATGATATAGAGCTTATTCTTTCTATGAATCTTGTTATTGCGTCtacttttcaaattaaatatatCTCTTCACGTGATCAAAAATCGATGTTTTTGTGCGATTTTGGCAACTTTAAGCGAAATGAAGCTCTGGTCTTTCTTACATCATGAGACATAacctattttttctattactcTTGTTATTGCATCTACTTTTCACATTACACCTACATCTCTCATGTGATCAAAAATCGATGTTTTTGCCCGACTTTGGCAATTTTAAGCGAAATGATGTTCAGGTTTTTCTTACACTACGATATAGAGCCTATTCTTTCCATGAATCTTGTTATTGCGTCtacttttcaaattaaatatatatttCTCACGTGATCAAAAATCGATGTTTTTGTGCGATTTTGGCAACTTTAAGCGAAATGAAGCTCTGGTCTTTCTTACATCATGAGACAGAacctattttttctattaccTGTGTTATTGCATCTACTTTTCACATTACATCTACATCTCTCATGAGATCAAAAAACGATGTTTTTGCCCGACTTTGGCAATTTTAAGCGAAATGAAGCTCAGGTTTTTCTTACACTACGATATAGAACATATTCTTTCTATGAATTTTGTTATTGCGTCtacttttcaaattaaatatatATCTCACGTGATCAAAATTCGATGTTTTGGCCCGACTTTGGCAACTTTAAGTGAAACGAAGCTCAGGTCTTTCTTACATCGTGAAATGGAACctatttcttctaataatcTTGTTATAGCATCTactctttaaattaaaaaacagaagATATATTGGGCgttatagaaaaaatagtgtCTCCAGACGGTTTTAAGACAAAGTTGAGCTTTTTAGTGCACAGAGGTGCCTAGATTCGCTCAGGAATACGACATGTGGAGcagaagtaaatttttttagtaaaaacaaaacacacaaattaaattttccgaTCGATTCTTCGCCTCCCACTCGCGTCGTATTAGATTACTCGATTGTTTGTGTGGTTATATTGATGAAATTTGATCGTAATTTCTCTTGCAGATGATGAAACACGCGTGGGATAATTACGTCCGTTACGCTTGGGGCAAGAACGAACTGAAACCAATAAGCAAACGTGGACATAGTGCTAGCATTTTCGGTACTTTACCGCTAGCTGCAACGATTTTAGACGGCttggacactctgtatataatGGGAATGAAAGATGAGTTTAAACAGGCGAGAGATTGGGTCGCCAATGAACTAAATTTGGACAATATGGTAGGTTTTTTGTCGAAGTTTTTTAGGAAGAATTGATTTTTTGGTGGTTTTAGGCGGCTGATGTGTCGGTTTTTGAGACAAATATACGGTTTATTGGTGGTTTATTGACATGTTTCGCCCTCACAGGCGATGTGATGTTTAGAGACAAGGCGCAGCAAATCGCCGATAAATTATTACCAGCGTTTCAGACACAGACTGGAATTCCACATGCTTTGGTCAACTTAAAAACAGGCGtaagtattttgaaaattcggtcaagctaaaaaaaattttttttgaacctatttttgtgtgaaaaatttttttttggaaaaagtttttaatccGGTCCTGTAGTGCACGTTGACCAACCTATTTTCGTCCGAAAAACAGTTATAACTACTGTTATTATAGCCGGAAATTCATTGTTAAAACGCTAAaaccaacaaaaacaaacactttAATTTGCATTGCATTCTGTACAATTAATTTCTAATTAGAGAGGCATTAATGAAGTGACACAAAAACTTGCATTTTGGTTTATTATTcccttttaattaatttgtgcgAGGACATTTGAATTAGAATTGTATACAGTTAAGGAAATTAACCGGAAAATATAACAAACGGTTAATAGAcgttcattaaaattaattaaaactttggtACAGTTCATgtcataatttattgttatttgtgGGTGCGTGTGAAGCGGGTTAGTATGTTTTTTTACGAGCGTTTATACTTTCAATTGgcgatgaaaaatttaaatttggttccTTGGTAGGCaatgaaaaacgaaaatttggtaaacgacacgtttttttttattttaaataataacaataaaatattaactaaataaaattttattatttctagtgTTATTCTAAAACGGCAGTGATGTTTtcgagcaaaaaattcttaaattcttatacaaatttttgttagcaCAGAAATATACTCTCAGTagactaaccctgtatattttgaaattaaaacttacACAAAATTAAGCCAGACAcactagaaatcataaaatttcgattaacatttttttacgtatttttaaattgtgaagaaaaatttcaaaaaaaaaatcacttgcataggaaaaaatacatattaggaataaataactatttttttactattttaattttttatcagactaactctgtatataaaaaatgtttcttgaGTCGATAAAGTTAAgaagttggaaaaaaatttggttcCCTGATGGgcaatgaataataaaaaatttgtctCCTCAATTGGcgatgaaaaataaagaaactatTTTTCCAGGCGAGTAAAAATTTCGGTTGGGCGAGTGGTGGTTCTAGTATTTTATCCGAGTTTGGTACACTCCACTTGGAATTTGCTTATTTGAGCGACATAACCGGCCAACCTATATATCGCAATAAAGTCGATCATATTCGACAGTTCCTTCAAAGTTTGGAGAAACCAAACGGTCTCTATCCGAATTATCTCAACCCGAAAACGGGTAAATGGGGCCAACGTAAGTTTTAGTTAGACGAAACacgttgtataattttttatatatatttttttgacagatCATATGTCAATGGGCGCCCTTGGGGATAGCTTTTTCGAATATCTCCTCAAAGCTTGGCTCCAATCCAACAAAGAGGACAACGAAGCTCGTCAAATGTTTGACGATGCAATGCAAGCTGTCCTCCAACATATGCTTTTTACTTCGCCCTCTGGCCTCGCCTACTTTGCCGAATTGAAATTCGATCGACCCGAACACAAAATGGACCATTTGGGTTGTTTTTCGGGTGGTCTGTTAGCACTCGGTGCCAAAACGCTCAAAAACGACATGTCGAATCGATATATGGAGGTAGCGAAAAAAATAACGCATACATGTCATGAGTCGTACGATCGCACCAATACAAAATTGGGGCCGGAAGCGTTCCGTTTTACGGAAGGTGCCGAAGCGAGAGCGTTAAAAAATTCGGAAAAGTATTATATTTTACGGCCGGAAGTTATAGAATCTTATTTCTATATGTGGCGATTGACGAAAGATCAGAAGTATAGAGATTGGGGATGGGAGGCTGTGCAAGCATTGGAGAAGTATTGTAGAGTGCCTGGGGGATATACAGGCTTGAAGAATGTCTATTCGGATGATCCACAAAAGGATGACGTTCAGCAGAGCTTCTTTTTGGCGGAAACGCTTAAGGTAATTATTGACATTTGACATTATTGACATTGACATGAAAATCACCAAGCTATTGTTTTGACATTTGACTGTTGATTCTGACATCAAACAGTCAAATTTTGACACCATGAAACTTATAACTGACATTTGACACTTGACAGTCAtcgaaaatgtcaaaaaatttagacaagttaaaactattttaatgtcCAAACCAATACATTTTGATGTTTGGCAGTTTGACATTCACTAAATTCGTCTAGGTATTTGGGTAAATACATTGAcattgacagttgacaattgacagtaatggaaaaaattgtcaattaagtCATCATTCAAAGAAATTTAAAGAAGTTTAAAGAATTTCAGTGTCTAACTTTATACCATTGGCTGTTtgacacttttgacagtttgaTGAAACATTAGTTACGACAGTCTTGACAGTTATGACAGTTAAGACTTCACTTCTTTTGCCTAGTTTTTGTGTTAATaggtttttatatttactacTTTTTGTTTCTCCAACCGgcgttgaaaaaaattgcaattaaaaatttatttttctcgtcGGCTCTGAAAAAtcgcaaattaatttttggtgcTAAAATAGCTGTTTTATTGCAATTCAAGGCAAACTgagatttacaaaaaaaagtcaaaacataaattacatacaaacatttatttactgttttttattgaaatatatTGGCTGCGGATAAAAATGGAGGCCGAAAAAGtgacaataaatttgtttcctCAACGGgcgatgaaaaaaaattgcaataaaaaatttgtttcccTCGTCGGCTCCGAAAAATCGCAAATTGACTTTTGGCGCtaaaataactgtttttttgCAATTCAAGGCCAACTgagatttacaaaaaaaaagtcaaaatataaattacgtataaacatttatttactgttttttatcgaaataaattaGCTGGGGATAAAAATGGAGGCCGAAAAAGtgacaataaatttgtttcccCAACcggctttgaaaaaaaattgcagttaaaaattagtttttctcGTCGACTGTGAAAAAtcgcaaattaatttttggtgctaaaataactgttttattGGATTCAAGGCTAAGTgagatttacaaaaaaaagtcaaaacataaattacatacaaacatttatttactgttttttattgaaataaattagctGGGGATAAAAATGGAGGCCGAAAAAGTgacattaaatttgtttacccAACCGgcgatgaaaaaaaattgcaattagaAATTTGTTTTCCTCGTCGGTTCTGAAAAAtcgcaaattaatttttggtgctaaaataactgttttattGCAATTCAAGGCAAACTgagatttacaaaaaaaaagtcaaaacataaattacatacaaacatttatttactgttttttattgaaatatatTGGCTGCGGATAAAAATGGAGGCCGAAAAAGtgacaataaatttgtttcctCAACGGgcgatgaaaaaaaattgcaataaaaaatttgtttcccTCGTCGGCTCCGAAAAATCGCAAATTGACTTTTGGCGCtaaaataactgtttttttgCAATTCAAGGCCAACTgagatttacaaaaaaaaagtaaaaacataaattacatACAAAGATctatttactgttttttatcgaaataaattaGCTGGGGATAAAAATGGAGGCCGAAAAAGtgacaataaatttgttttcccAACCggctatgaaaaaaaattgcaattaaaaatttgttttcctcGTCGGATGTGAAAAtggcaaattaatttttggcgctaaaataactgttttattGCAATTCAAGGCAAACTGagattacaaaaaaagtcaaaacataaattacatacaaacatttatttactgttttttattgaaataaattagaaaaagtgacaataaatttgtttcccCAACCGgcgatgaaaaaaaaattgcaataaaaaatttgtttcccTCGTCGGCTTTGAAAAATCGCCAACTTATAGACCTGTATTTTTTCCAGTATTTGTACCTGTTATTCTCCGACGACAGCTTATTATCGTTCGACAATTGGGTGTTCAACACCGAAGGTCACCCATTGCCCATCAAGGGTGTGAATCCATTCTACCGTGAAGCATCAGTgtgaacaaaataaaaaaatctagacaGACAATTAACGACTGAATAGACTCGATCTAGTTACTTATGTGAAGAAAAAATGGCATGTTTGTGTGAGTGCGTGTGAGAGAGATGTAACTAATCAACTACATGATTGtacatagttttgaaattcGCGTCTGGATTCGTTGTCTCGCAAAAAATCGATTTAGTTTTAGCTAAATGAAGCGCTTTGACTACTAAGTAGTCCCCGTAACTTATACTATTTTAAGTAACATTTAGCTGAACTAAATGAGCAGCTAATGACACAAAATAGgccaaattttgttttaagtcTAGGGAGGCGGCGAGTCCAGCTATAGGTCAATTGtatcatatttttatttgtacatttttatacATAGGTCTGTGGGGCAAAGgtatttattacttatttttttgttattattgttttacgtTTTAGTCCTTCCCTcttcttaaattattaagCTAACTGAATCAAAGTGTTCGTAAAAATTGAATCATGTGATAGAAcgattttattgtaattaattaaattctcatAATTCGAtctgtgttttatttcatcgGCCActtgatttttctaaaattatcaACTCGTATGTTTAATGTTTCTGACGCACGCCTACTTGATGCACAATGCGCATGCGCGCGAATTCCATCATTCTTAAATATTAGGCGCGTATTTATAACAGTGGAACGTAACAAGTCGCGATCGCGAATATTACTATGCACGGCCTACTCGGAAAAAATTGACTCAAGTGGTTAGTTTTGTAGAATCATGGGTGGCGTGGTGATTggtgtttttgttgtttttatggGTGAGTTGATCAGTGGTGacgttttaaagcaattttctaTTAATAACTTTATGGGAAAACCAAATGTTTGGTTATgtggtttttaaattatccacaatttcgtgaaaaaaaatataaataagtgATACTTTATTACTTTCgaattgattttgttttttttttgtatttttgaaaattgtttggacaacgcatattttttaatttttcaaaaataatattgacgCTTTGACAACAGGTAAGTTGATTCTTCTCTGTATCTCATATCTTCCATTTGAAACATAAACATTataaggcacttttttacagagaatttattaatgttatcatcgattttttttagtcattcctttagctgtaataacaccAATAACAGAAAgttatacatatttttaataggAATGATAGTTGGCCATGactttttcgaaaagcttgtttttttctgaactgaaaacaatttaaatacagtttgatatttatatctacttttgataaaaaatatattcaaaatatatgaaagtagttggccatggaaaaattatttcacactagaaattttgtgaactgTTATTAAAGTTACTATGTTGGtaacaatttccaaaaaataagacaaattttgactttacTTTTGCTGTTATTTACTTTGAAgaattcttcaaaattttgacgttgattttgcctctgtttataCTTCCGAATTTTTCGTAATAacctgattttttaaacatatttgAAGTTGTGACAGGTAAgttgattttttcttatttttggatttggTATATTTCCTGGGATTACGACCAGATTGACGTTACTTGTGCCCGTGTTTGTACATTTTCACGTTAGTTTTGTACTCCACTGTACAAATTTTCGCAAATAATCGcgttttttctattttggcAACACTTACGAGacgaatttcaaaatttctgcAATGAATCTAATTTTGCACATCCGCATGTATGAAATTCGGGTCGAAATtcgtttcatttaatttttttataataatggCTGCACCCACTGCCGCTCCTAGTTGAGGTCACAACAACTCCCGAAAATTGTGACGTTTTGGCTAAAAATACTTACGCAAAATTG
This window harbors:
- the LOC658773 gene encoding mannosyl-oligosaccharide alpha-1,2-mannosidase IA isoform X2, coding for MVVVPTKAATAGVTSAILVVAWTGVYLSRHHANQGVNNVTLSESKASPVVEIFTLEKNLSLTSDNGLRREKIKEMMKHAWDNYVRYAWGKNELKPISKRGHSASIFGTLPLAATILDGLDTLYIMGMKDEFKQARDWVANELNLDNMAADVSVFETNIRFIGGLLTCFALTGDVMFRDKAQQIADKLLPAFQTQTGIPHALVNLKTGASKNFGWASGGSSILSEFGTLHLEFAYLSDITGQPIYRNKVDHIRQFLQSLEKPNGLYPNYLNPKTGKWGQHHMSMGALGDSFFEYLLKAWLQSNKEDNEARQMFDDAMQAVLQHMLFTSPSGLAYFAELKFDRPEHKMDHLGCFSGGLLALGAKTLKNDMSNRYMEVAKKITHTCHESYDRTNTKLGPEAFRFTEGAEARALKNSEKYYILRPEVIESYFYMWRLTKDQKYRDWGWEAVQALEKYCRVPGGYTGLKNVYSDDPQKDDVQQSFFLAETLKYLYLLFSDDSLLSFDNWVFNTEGHPLPIKGVNPFYREASV
- the LOC658773 gene encoding mannosyl-oligosaccharide alpha-1,2-mannosidase IA isoform X1, with translation MTSTGILPTYQRFINGVPVPFSRRSFRAREKYVIFTVFATFGLVCFGTFFFLPEFRSNSSDSVYKMYDQIKRAGPELLIPPPPHLDEEAPRLLRHEDDVRVDPHVIGDREKLRAKVDEDRELKVLERPGLRSSSTAARPEAKEDVGDVPQEAAVVTVPPAMSDWYPVVSNGEDRDEEARERRKKVKEMMKHAWDNYVRYAWGKNELKPISKRGHSASIFGTLPLAATILDGLDTLYIMGMKDEFKQARDWVANELNLDNMAADVSVFETNIRFIGGLLTCFALTGDVMFRDKAQQIADKLLPAFQTQTGIPHALVNLKTGASKNFGWASGGSSILSEFGTLHLEFAYLSDITGQPIYRNKVDHIRQFLQSLEKPNGLYPNYLNPKTGKWGQHHMSMGALGDSFFEYLLKAWLQSNKEDNEARQMFDDAMQAVLQHMLFTSPSGLAYFAELKFDRPEHKMDHLGCFSGGLLALGAKTLKNDMSNRYMEVAKKITHTCHESYDRTNTKLGPEAFRFTEGAEARALKNSEKYYILRPEVIESYFYMWRLTKDQKYRDWGWEAVQALEKYCRVPGGYTGLKNVYSDDPQKDDVQQSFFLAETLKYLYLLFSDDSLLSFDNWVFNTEGHPLPIKGVNPFYREASV